The following coding sequences are from one bacterium SCSIO 12741 window:
- a CDS encoding M23 family metallopeptidase, with product MMKRIRHKSRLVIMNDDTFEEQFSMNLSMLNVFTWGGLFLLFFATVITLIIAFTPLRELIPGYADIHTRKLATYADIRADSLQNVVRQNKLYLDNIKAIMEGNVPNGEDSSQGKPLVQSAGFQPSSDQPSEDENTLRDHVEREERYNLSHQESGNGEDPLNQLVLFAPIKGMISSPYEASLKHYGIDVVPASEDASVKATYKGMVIQASWTSEEGHVLVIQHPGNLISVYKHNSVLLKKAGDLVKAGEAIAMVGNSGELSTGPHLHFELWFNGQPVDPGKYMVF from the coding sequence ATGATGAAGCGAATCCGACACAAGTCGAGACTCGTAATCATGAATGACGACACCTTTGAAGAGCAGTTTTCCATGAATCTGTCTATGCTTAACGTCTTCACCTGGGGCGGACTCTTTCTCCTATTTTTTGCCACTGTGATCACCTTGATCATTGCCTTTACTCCACTGCGTGAGCTTATTCCAGGCTACGCGGACATTCACACTCGAAAGCTGGCTACCTATGCTGATATTCGAGCTGACTCCTTACAAAATGTGGTTCGCCAAAATAAATTGTACCTCGATAATATTAAGGCTATCATGGAAGGCAATGTACCTAATGGCGAAGATTCCAGTCAGGGAAAGCCTCTGGTACAAAGTGCAGGGTTTCAACCCAGCTCCGATCAACCTTCGGAGGATGAAAATACGCTTCGGGATCATGTAGAAAGAGAAGAGCGCTACAATTTATCCCATCAGGAATCGGGTAACGGAGAAGATCCGCTTAATCAACTGGTGCTTTTTGCCCCTATTAAAGGAATGATCAGCTCACCCTACGAAGCCAGCTTAAAGCACTATGGTATAGATGTGGTTCCTGCATCCGAAGATGCCTCAGTAAAAGCCACCTATAAAGGCATGGTGATTCAGGCTTCCTGGACTTCGGAAGAAGGGCATGTTTTGGTGATTCAGCATCCGGGTAACCTCATTTCGGTGTACAAACACAACTCCGTGCTACTCAAAAAAGCAGGCGACCTGGTAAAAGCCGGTGAGGCGATCGCTATGGTGGGCAACTCCGGAGAACTTTCCACAGGACCTCATCTTCATTTTGAGCTGTGGTTCAACGGCCAACCTGTAGATCCTGGGAAGTATATGGTCTTTTAG
- the accC gene encoding acetyl-CoA carboxylase biotin carboxylase subunit, translating to MKKQKAKLFKKILIANRGEIALRVIRTCKEMGIKTVAVYSTADKDSLPVRFADEAVCIGPASSTDSYLRIPNIISAAEITNADAIHPGYGFLSENAKFSKICEENGIKFIGASPEMIEGMGDKATAKSTMIAAGVPCVPGSEGILPDFETAKKVANEIVYPIMLKATAGGGGKGMRVAWNDEELEDAWYSTKREAAAAFGNDGMYMEKFIEEPRHIEIQIAGDMYGTVCHLSERDCSIQRRHQKLVEETPSPFMTPKLRKAMGEAAIRAGQAVGYEGVGTVEFLVDKHRNFYFMEMNTRIQVEHTITEEVIQFDLIKEQILIAAGESISGKNYFPKGHAIQCRINAEDPFRNWIPSPGKITNYHEPGGIGIRIDTHVYAGYTIPPNYDSMVSKLITVAQTREEAIKKMERALGEYIVEGVKTTIPFHNRLMRNERFIEGDFTTKFLEEWDYKSES from the coding sequence ATGAAAAAGCAGAAAGCAAAGCTTTTTAAGAAGATATTGATCGCCAACAGAGGTGAAATCGCATTGCGCGTTATTCGTACTTGTAAAGAAATGGGGATCAAAACCGTGGCTGTATATTCCACGGCAGACAAAGACAGCTTACCGGTAAGGTTTGCTGACGAAGCGGTATGTATTGGTCCAGCTTCCAGTACGGATTCTTACCTACGCATACCAAACATCATCTCAGCTGCTGAAATCACGAACGCAGACGCTATTCACCCAGGATACGGATTCCTTTCTGAAAACGCCAAATTCTCTAAGATTTGTGAAGAAAACGGAATCAAATTCATCGGAGCATCTCCTGAAATGATTGAAGGAATGGGAGACAAGGCTACGGCTAAGTCTACTATGATTGCTGCAGGTGTTCCTTGTGTTCCTGGATCAGAAGGTATTCTTCCTGATTTTGAAACGGCGAAGAAAGTAGCCAACGAAATCGTTTACCCTATTATGCTGAAAGCTACCGCCGGTGGTGGAGGTAAGGGTATGCGCGTTGCCTGGAATGATGAAGAATTAGAAGATGCTTGGTATTCGACCAAACGTGAAGCTGCTGCTGCCTTCGGAAATGATGGTATGTACATGGAGAAATTCATTGAGGAGCCACGTCACATCGAAATCCAGATTGCTGGTGATATGTACGGAACGGTTTGTCACCTTTCTGAAAGAGACTGTTCTATTCAGCGTCGTCACCAGAAGTTGGTTGAAGAAACACCTTCTCCTTTCATGACTCCTAAGTTGAGAAAGGCCATGGGTGAAGCTGCTATTCGCGCTGGACAAGCAGTAGGATATGAAGGTGTAGGTACCGTAGAATTCTTGGTAGACAAGCACCGCAATTTCTACTTCATGGAGATGAACACCCGTATTCAGGTGGAGCACACGATTACCGAAGAGGTGATCCAGTTTGACCTGATTAAGGAGCAGATTTTGATCGCTGCAGGTGAATCTATTTCTGGAAAGAACTACTTCCCTAAAGGGCACGCTATTCAGTGTCGTATCAATGCGGAAGATCCGTTCAGAAATTGGATTCCAAGTCCGGGTAAAATCACCAATTACCACGAACCAGGAGGGATTGGAATTCGTATCGATACTCACGTTTATGCGGGGTATACGATTCCACCTAACTACGATTCCATGGTATCTAAATTGATCACCGTTGCTCAAACCCGGGAAGAAGCCATCAAAAAGATGGAAAGAGCCTTGGGTGAGTACATTGTTGAAGGAGTGAAAACGACCATTCCTTTCCACAACAGACTGATGAGAAACGAACGGTTTATCGAAGGTGATTTTACAACCAAGTTCCTGGAAGAATGGGACTACAAGAGTGAATCTTAA
- the accB gene encoding acetyl-CoA carboxylase biotin carboxyl carrier protein, protein MKIEDIQALIKFVARSGVSEVELEMNDVKLVIKTPAPKPKGKAAAEQTVIQAVPMANVPHVPAAMPAAPVAPVAPVAAAPAPAPAPAPAAAPAPEAAAEDNSKYIEVKSPMIGTFYRSPSPDKPVFCNVGDTINSGDVVCIIEAMKLFNEIESEVSGKIVKVLVDDATPVEYDQPLFLVDPS, encoded by the coding sequence ATGAAAATTGAAGACATTCAGGCATTAATCAAGTTTGTAGCCAGATCAGGCGTCAGCGAGGTAGAACTTGAGATGAACGACGTAAAGTTGGTGATCAAAACGCCGGCACCTAAACCTAAAGGAAAAGCTGCTGCTGAGCAAACCGTTATTCAAGCGGTACCTATGGCAAACGTACCTCATGTACCTGCCGCCATGCCAGCTGCCCCTGTGGCTCCTGTGGCCCCTGTGGCTGCCGCTCCGGCACCTGCACCCGCACCGGCTCCAGCTGCTGCACCTGCACCTGAAGCTGCTGCCGAGGACAACTCGAAGTACATTGAAGTAAAATCACCTATGATCGGTACCTTCTACCGCTCTCCATCTCCTGATAAGCCCGTATTCTGCAATGTTGGTGATACGATCAACAGTGGAGACGTAGTATGCATCATTGAAGCGATGAAGTTGTTTAACGAAATCGAATCTGAGGTATCTGGTAAGATCGTGAAGGTGTTGGTAGACGATGCCACTCCAGTAGAGTACGATCAGCCTCTATTTTTGGTTGACCCAAGCTAA
- a CDS encoding ketoacyl-ACP synthase III: protein MGKIRAAITAVGGYVPPDVLSNKDLEKIVDTTDEWITTRTGIKERRILKGEKTGASDLAVPAVLELCKKRGIEPMDIDLLICGTVTGDYNFPATANVICDKIGAKNAWSFDVGAACSGFIYSLSTASQFIETGKYKKVVVVGADKMSSIINYDDRTTCVIFGDGAGAVLLEPTEDEVGIMDFKLHSDGSGVKHLVQPAGGSVLPASHETVEANQHFVHQEGKQVFKFAVTNMAEVSADVMTRNNLTGDSVDWLVPHQANLRIIDATASRMDLDPSKVMINIQRYGNTTSGTIPLCLWEWEDKLKKGDNLILSAFGGGFTWGAVYVKWAYDGANTK, encoded by the coding sequence ATGGGAAAAATCAGAGCAGCAATTACTGCCGTTGGGGGATATGTACCGCCTGATGTTTTATCCAATAAGGACCTGGAAAAAATCGTAGATACTACGGACGAGTGGATTACCACCCGAACGGGTATCAAAGAACGACGAATCTTGAAGGGTGAAAAAACCGGAGCTTCTGATTTAGCTGTTCCGGCGGTATTGGAGCTTTGCAAGAAACGGGGCATTGAGCCCATGGATATCGATCTGCTTATTTGCGGTACGGTAACCGGAGATTACAACTTTCCTGCTACAGCCAATGTTATTTGCGACAAAATCGGAGCGAAAAATGCTTGGAGTTTTGACGTAGGTGCGGCCTGTTCGGGATTCATCTACAGCTTGTCCACTGCTTCTCAGTTTATTGAAACCGGGAAATACAAGAAAGTAGTGGTTGTGGGAGCAGACAAAATGAGTTCGATTATCAACTACGACGATCGCACAACTTGTGTGATTTTTGGAGATGGTGCCGGAGCTGTTTTGCTGGAACCTACCGAAGATGAAGTAGGTATCATGGACTTTAAACTGCATTCTGATGGATCCGGTGTTAAGCACTTGGTTCAGCCTGCAGGTGGTTCGGTATTGCCGGCCAGTCATGAAACTGTAGAGGCCAATCAGCATTTTGTGCATCAAGAAGGCAAGCAGGTATTCAAATTTGCCGTAACCAATATGGCTGAAGTTTCAGCTGACGTGATGACCCGTAACAACCTTACCGGGGACTCAGTAGATTGGCTGGTTCCTCACCAGGCTAACCTACGAATCATTGATGCGACAGCCAGCCGGATGGATTTAGATCCGTCCAAGGTGATGATTAACATTCAACGATACGGAAATACAACTTCCGGAACCATTCCACTTTGCTTGTGGGAATGGGAGGATAAATTAAAAAAAGGAGATAACCTGATTCTGTCGGCTTTTGGAGGTGGATTTACCTGGGGAGCTGTTTACGTTAAGTGGGCATACGACGGAGCTAATACAAAATAA
- the plsX gene encoding phosphate acyltransferase PlsX: MRLGLDIYGGDFAPESTILGAVEARRELPEEIDIVLIGNRDEIKARVEKEGLDPYRFNYVHTTEFIRMADHPARAFKNSPNSSIALGFHLLKKGEIDVFASAGNSGAMLAGSMFTIRAVEGVIRPSITTALPCPDGSMTILLDVGINPDVKPDVLYQFGILGSVYAESVFGITEPKVGLLNIGEEEEKGSLLAQAAHGLMKDSPDFRFVGNVEGRDIFNSDVNVIVCDGFTGNVMLKEAEAFYSMIKKRGIQDEFFDRFNYELYGGTPVLGVNGNVIIGHGISSPEAIKNMLKHSLDVAKARLADKIKNAFQ, from the coding sequence ATGCGTTTAGGGCTAGATATCTACGGAGGGGATTTTGCACCCGAGTCAACCATACTCGGAGCCGTTGAAGCACGGCGAGAACTCCCCGAAGAAATAGATATCGTTCTTATCGGCAACCGGGATGAAATTAAGGCTCGGGTCGAGAAGGAAGGACTGGATCCCTACCGCTTCAATTACGTTCACACCACGGAATTTATTCGCATGGCCGATCATCCGGCTCGTGCTTTCAAAAATTCACCTAATTCTTCCATTGCCCTCGGCTTTCACCTGCTGAAAAAAGGGGAAATTGATGTATTCGCCAGTGCCGGTAATTCAGGCGCTATGCTGGCCGGATCCATGTTTACTATTCGCGCAGTGGAAGGGGTGATTCGCCCAAGTATTACTACAGCACTACCTTGTCCAGATGGGTCGATGACCATCTTACTGGATGTGGGAATTAACCCCGATGTAAAACCGGATGTTTTGTATCAGTTCGGAATTTTGGGGTCGGTTTACGCCGAAAGTGTGTTTGGAATAACCGAACCTAAAGTAGGATTGCTTAATATTGGCGAAGAAGAAGAAAAAGGTAGCCTGCTCGCCCAGGCCGCTCATGGACTCATGAAAGATTCTCCGGATTTTCGTTTTGTAGGTAATGTGGAGGGACGCGATATTTTCAATAGCGACGTCAATGTCATTGTTTGTGACGGATTTACCGGTAACGTGATGCTTAAGGAAGCGGAAGCCTTTTATTCGATGATTAAGAAACGAGGGATTCAAGACGAATTTTTCGATCGCTTTAATTATGAACTTTATGGTGGTACACCTGTTTTGGGTGTTAATGGTAACGTGATCATCGGTCACGGTATATCCAGTCCGGAAGCCATCAAAAATATGCTCAAACATTCGCTCGATGTGGCTAAGGCTCGTTTAGCGGATAAAATCAAAAACGCCTTTCAATAA
- the rpmF gene encoding 50S ribosomal protein L32, with translation MAHPKRKTSKTRRDKRRTHYKTVAPTVTTCPTTGQPHLYHRAHWFEGKLYYKGKVVMEKASEV, from the coding sequence ATGGCACATCCTAAACGTAAAACGTCAAAGACAAGAAGAGATAAGAGACGGACGCATTACAAAACAGTAGCACCTACTGTAACTACCTGCCCTACAACGGGTCAGCCCCATCTCTATCACCGCGCTCACTGGTTTGAAGGCAAACTATACTACAAGGGCAAAGTTGTGATGGAGAAAGCGAGCGAAGTTTAA
- a CDS encoding DUF177 domain-containing protein: protein MSQLLYEFIHLALPLKNVHNEGECDPEMVKKIEELNYGEGEEEESTDPRWNALKSLKRK from the coding sequence GTGAGTCAGTTGCTGTATGAATTCATACACTTGGCTTTACCATTAAAAAATGTGCATAATGAGGGAGAATGTGATCCGGAAATGGTCAAGAAAATTGAAGAGCTGAATTACGGCGAAGGAGAGGAAGAGGAATCAACCGATCCCCGCTGGAATGCATTGAAAAGTTTGAAACGGAAATAA
- the pdxA gene encoding 4-hydroxythreonine-4-phosphate dehydrogenase PdxA, with protein sequence MVARKKHSKSKPKSGKLRVGISVGDINGIGLEVIIKTFLDSRMFEICTPVIYVSHSMARAHRKLLGIQDFSFQVVEDADKANSKKTNVIEVWKEEVPLEIGNSTAEGGKYAFLSLDAATRDLAANKLDVLVTAPINKHNIQSEDFPFAGHTEYLANYANEDHPLMILAHDNLRMGTVTGHVALKDVAGLITKELIVKKLEIFNKSLIQDFGLTRPNIAVLGLNPHSGDNGTIGKEEQEIIIPAIEEAFSKGIRAFGPFPSDGFMGSPNYKKYDGILSMYHDQGLTPFKVLSFDQGVNFTAGLPIVRTSPDHGTGYDIAGKNVASEQSFRNAVYLALEVFRNRKDYRKLSENPLKKAKIRDNRGD encoded by the coding sequence ATGGTCGCCCGAAAAAAGCACTCAAAATCGAAGCCCAAGAGTGGAAAGCTAAGGGTTGGTATTTCGGTTGGTGACATCAATGGAATTGGTCTGGAGGTGATTATCAAAACCTTCTTGGATTCCCGGATGTTTGAAATCTGTACCCCCGTTATTTATGTTTCGCATTCCATGGCCCGAGCTCATCGCAAGCTTCTCGGTATTCAAGACTTTAGCTTTCAGGTGGTAGAAGACGCCGATAAGGCAAACTCCAAGAAAACGAATGTCATCGAGGTGTGGAAGGAAGAGGTTCCACTGGAAATCGGGAATTCCACGGCTGAAGGTGGTAAATATGCCTTCTTGTCGCTGGATGCGGCTACCCGCGATTTGGCGGCTAACAAGCTCGATGTATTGGTTACAGCTCCGATCAATAAACACAACATTCAGTCAGAGGATTTTCCTTTTGCGGGCCATACCGAGTATTTGGCTAATTACGCTAATGAGGATCACCCATTGATGATATTGGCCCATGACAATTTGCGAATGGGTACAGTTACAGGACACGTGGCTTTGAAGGATGTGGCCGGACTGATCACCAAAGAGTTAATTGTTAAAAAGCTGGAGATCTTTAACAAATCTCTCATTCAGGACTTTGGATTAACGCGACCCAATATCGCTGTATTGGGATTAAATCCTCATTCCGGAGATAACGGAACCATTGGAAAGGAAGAGCAGGAAATTATCATTCCAGCTATTGAAGAAGCTTTCTCCAAAGGTATTCGCGCATTTGGTCCCTTCCCATCCGATGGGTTTATGGGTTCGCCCAATTATAAGAAGTACGATGGCATCCTTTCCATGTACCACGATCAGGGCTTAACACCCTTCAAGGTGCTGTCTTTCGATCAGGGGGTGAATTTTACTGCTGGGTTACCCATTGTTAGAACTTCTCCGGACCATGGAACGGGCTATGATATCGCCGGGAAAAATGTGGCGAGTGAACAATCTTTTAGAAATGCCGTTTATTTGGCGCTTGAAGTATTCCGTAATCGTAAGGATTACAGAAAGTTATCAGAAAACCCCTTGAAAAAGGCAAAAATCAGAGACAACCGAGGAGACTGA
- a CDS encoding leucyl aminopeptidase family protein codes for MSNLFHKTGTDNYPNQIILCESVDAIPDGVLSDAEKSFVADQLGEKKSTVHLNRLTGQVFVYQVSADSRAYMNKEKARIAAAQVCNSLNGLGVEEVAIYGSVDAYLRLAFAEGVGMTNYQFLKYFSDQDKRKNSLKSIAIDGVEDNDIVELNAVVWANGLARTFVNEPLSYLTAEQYAHDIMDLGDDLGFKVEVFNKAKIQSMKMGGLLAVNMGSPNPPTFSTMEWKPENAVNAEPYILVGKGVVYDTGGLSLKPTPNSMDYMKSDMGGSAAVVGTICALTKAKLPIWVIGLVPATENRPDGNAYAPGDVIHMHNGMTVEVLNTDAEGRMILADALSYARKFNPKLVIDLATLTGAAARAIGDQAMISMGNADQTYQDELIQSGYETYERVVQFPFWDEYADQMKSHIADIKNIGGPEAGMITAGKFLEYFTKDDDGNSAYPYIHLDIAGPAYNHTNKNYRGIEGTGVGVRMLFDFFKRTVEKG; via the coding sequence ATGAGCAATCTATTCCATAAAACCGGTACTGATAACTACCCTAATCAAATTATCCTTTGTGAATCTGTAGACGCTATCCCAGACGGGGTGTTGAGCGATGCAGAAAAGAGTTTTGTTGCTGATCAACTGGGTGAGAAGAAAAGCACCGTTCATTTGAATCGTTTGACCGGTCAGGTTTTTGTGTATCAAGTATCTGCCGATTCTCGGGCTTATATGAATAAAGAGAAAGCCCGTATCGCTGCCGCTCAGGTATGTAATTCACTGAACGGTTTGGGTGTGGAAGAAGTAGCTATTTATGGTTCTGTAGACGCCTATTTGCGTTTGGCATTTGCCGAGGGTGTGGGTATGACCAATTACCAGTTTCTAAAATATTTCTCCGATCAGGATAAGCGTAAAAACTCCTTGAAGAGTATCGCCATTGATGGTGTGGAGGACAATGATATTGTTGAGTTAAATGCGGTTGTTTGGGCCAATGGCCTGGCAAGAACCTTCGTTAACGAGCCCTTGTCTTATTTGACGGCCGAGCAATATGCTCACGACATTATGGATTTGGGCGATGATCTTGGATTCAAAGTGGAAGTCTTTAACAAGGCCAAGATCCAGAGTATGAAAATGGGAGGTCTGTTGGCTGTAAATATGGGATCTCCTAATCCTCCAACATTTTCCACCATGGAGTGGAAGCCAGAAAATGCCGTAAACGCTGAGCCATACATTTTAGTAGGTAAAGGTGTGGTGTACGATACGGGAGGGTTAAGTCTTAAGCCGACGCCAAATTCCATGGACTACATGAAGTCTGATATGGGAGGTTCCGCCGCTGTGGTTGGAACCATCTGTGCATTAACCAAGGCAAAGCTTCCAATCTGGGTAATTGGATTGGTTCCTGCTACGGAAAACAGACCTGACGGAAACGCTTATGCTCCGGGTGATGTTATTCACATGCACAACGGCATGACCGTAGAGGTGTTGAATACCGATGCAGAAGGTCGTATGATTTTGGCTGATGCTCTTTCTTATGCGAGAAAATTCAATCCGAAGTTGGTTATCGATTTAGCTACACTTACGGGAGCAGCTGCTCGAGCCATTGGAGATCAGGCCATGATTTCTATGGGTAACGCAGATCAGACTTACCAGGATGAATTGATCCAAAGTGGTTATGAAACCTACGAGCGTGTTGTTCAGTTTCCATTCTGGGATGAATATGCCGATCAAATGAAATCTCATATCGCCGATATCAAAAACATTGGTGGCCCTGAGGCTGGAATGATCACTGCCGGTAAATTCCTGGAGTACTTTACCAAAGATGATGATGGTAATTCGGCTTATCCATATATCCACTTGGATATTGCTGGGCCAGCTTACAATCACACCAATAAAAATTACCGCGGCATTGAAGGAACCGGTGTGGGAGTGCGTATGCTCTTCGATTTCTTCAAAAGAACGGTTGAAAAAGGCTGA
- the hppD gene encoding 4-hydroxyphenylpyruvate dioxygenase gives MSTGLKNVEYGLEKIFDGAEDFLPLLGTDYVELYVGNAKQAAHFYKTAFGFQSLGYAGLETGVKDRVSYVLQQNKIRLVLTSPMTEGGEINKHIETHGDGVKVVALWVPDARKAWEETTSRGAKSYMEPVEESDKYGKVVRSGIHTYGETVHIFVERSEYDGVFLPGYEKWESDYNPEPIGLQYIDHMVGNVGWNEMDTWSEFYSKVMGFTQLVSFDDKDISTEYTALMSKVMTNGNGRIKFPINEPAEGRKKSQVEEYLDFYNGAGVQHIAVATKDIVHTVSEMMRRGVEFLHVPDTYYETVMDRVGSIDEELAPLRERGILIDRDDEGYLLQLFTKPVADRPTLFFEIIQRKGAQSFGKGNFKALFEAIEREQENRGTL, from the coding sequence ATGAGCACTGGATTAAAAAACGTAGAATACGGATTAGAAAAAATCTTCGATGGAGCAGAGGATTTCTTGCCTCTTTTGGGAACTGATTATGTGGAATTGTATGTAGGAAATGCGAAGCAAGCCGCTCACTTCTACAAAACAGCATTTGGGTTTCAATCTTTGGGTTATGCCGGATTGGAAACAGGAGTGAAAGACCGCGTGTCTTACGTTCTTCAACAAAACAAAATTAGATTGGTGCTTACCTCGCCAATGACTGAAGGTGGGGAAATCAACAAGCATATCGAAACCCATGGTGATGGTGTTAAGGTAGTAGCCCTTTGGGTTCCTGATGCCAGAAAAGCTTGGGAAGAGACTACCAGCCGCGGTGCTAAATCCTACATGGAGCCGGTTGAAGAGTCTGATAAATACGGAAAAGTAGTTCGTTCAGGAATTCATACCTACGGAGAGACGGTTCACATTTTCGTAGAAAGAAGTGAGTACGATGGTGTTTTCCTTCCTGGATACGAGAAGTGGGAATCTGACTACAATCCGGAGCCAATTGGCTTGCAATACATCGATCACATGGTGGGTAATGTAGGTTGGAATGAAATGGATACTTGGTCTGAGTTCTACTCTAAAGTTATGGGCTTTACTCAGCTTGTTTCTTTTGATGATAAAGATATTTCTACGGAATACACCGCTCTCATGAGTAAGGTGATGACCAATGGAAACGGTCGTATCAAATTCCCAATCAATGAGCCTGCAGAGGGTCGTAAGAAGTCTCAGGTAGAAGAATACCTGGATTTTTACAACGGAGCTGGGGTTCAGCACATCGCTGTAGCTACCAAGGATATTGTTCACACCGTATCTGAAATGATGCGTCGCGGAGTAGAATTCCTACACGTGCCCGATACCTACTACGAAACCGTAATGGATCGCGTAGGAAGCATCGATGAGGAGTTGGCTCCGTTGCGTGAGCGTGGTATTCTAATCGATCGCGATGATGAAGGATACCTGTTGCAGTTGTTTACCAAGCCTGTAGCAGACCGTCCTACCCTTTTCTTCGAAATTATTCAACGTAAAGGAGCGCAATCCTTTGGAAAAGGAAACTTTAAGGCCCTTTTCGAAGCGATTGAAAGAGAGCAGGAAAATCGGGGTACTCTTTAG
- a CDS encoding homogentisate 1,2-dioxygenase — protein sequence MPFYHKLGNFPSKRHITFEKEDGGLHYEELFGTAGFAGMSSLLYHVNRPTQVSQILGSKDVTPKIAVERNLKSQRLKGFQVPPAADHLEARVPIMVNGDVLLELAAPTSQEVDYFYKNADEDEVIFVHVGSGTLRTMLGNIPFKKGDYLVIPRGMIYTLKFDSNENRLFYTTSKHPVFTPKRYRNNFGQMLEHSPFCERDFRPPSELETHNEQGEFLIKIKKQGQVHDYIYAAHPFSVAGWDGYNYPYAFSIYEFEPITGRVHLPPPIHQTFETDAFVICSFVPRLYDYHPQAIPAPYHHSNIDSDEVLYYVDGDFMSRNDIAPGHLTLHPAGIPHGPHPGAMERSIGKKETLELAVMVDTFKPLMLTEDAMKISDDDYYRSWLEH from the coding sequence ATGCCTTTTTATCACAAGCTGGGAAACTTTCCCTCCAAGCGTCACATCACCTTTGAAAAGGAAGATGGCGGATTGCACTATGAGGAGCTATTTGGTACTGCAGGATTTGCTGGAATGTCATCGCTGTTGTACCACGTTAACCGACCGACTCAGGTATCCCAAATTTTGGGTTCAAAAGATGTAACTCCAAAAATTGCTGTAGAACGTAACCTGAAATCTCAGCGCTTAAAAGGATTTCAAGTGCCTCCGGCCGCAGATCATCTTGAAGCTCGTGTACCCATTATGGTTAACGGCGATGTGCTTCTCGAACTGGCCGCGCCTACTTCTCAGGAGGTCGACTATTTCTACAAAAATGCAGATGAAGACGAAGTGATTTTTGTTCACGTGGGAAGCGGAACCTTGCGCACTATGTTGGGGAATATTCCTTTTAAGAAAGGAGATTACCTGGTTATTCCACGTGGAATGATCTACACGCTTAAGTTCGATTCAAACGAAAACAGACTTTTTTATACCACTTCGAAGCACCCGGTTTTTACACCGAAAAGATACCGCAACAACTTCGGTCAAATGTTGGAGCACTCTCCTTTCTGTGAGCGTGATTTCCGCCCGCCATCGGAGTTGGAAACACACAATGAGCAGGGTGAGTTCTTAATCAAGATTAAAAAGCAAGGCCAGGTGCATGACTATATTTACGCTGCGCACCCCTTTAGCGTAGCTGGTTGGGATGGTTACAATTACCCTTACGCTTTCTCGATTTACGAATTCGAGCCCATTACTGGACGGGTACACTTACCTCCACCCATCCACCAAACTTTTGAAACCGATGCTTTCGTGATTTGCTCGTTCGTGCCTCGTTTATACGACTATCACCCGCAAGCTATTCCAGCGCCTTATCACCACAGCAACATCGACTCTGACGAGGTGCTTTATTACGTAGATGGTGACTTTATGAGCCGAAACGATATTGCCCCGGGACACTTGACCTTGCACCCAGCGGGAATTCCTCATGGACCACACCCAGGTGCAATGGAAAGAAGTATCGGTAAAAAAGAGACCCTCGAATTGGCTGTAATGGTTGATACTTTCAAGCCGCTGATGCTAACTGAGGACGCGATGAAAATTTCAGACGACGACTACTACCGTAGCTGGTTGGAGCATTAA
- a CDS encoding helix-turn-helix transcriptional regulator, whose product MSYEGSHITCIRIKELIERKKLSSEKLANIAGVSVPSINNYRWGKRIPRADLILRLSEHFNLSPNWFFGVGSDDLDVVREDPEMYKNENRELRAENTFLKKQNDMSDRMTKELITEIQDLEDKLRRLTKKLEEK is encoded by the coding sequence ATGAGTTACGAGGGTAGTCATATAACCTGTATCAGAATCAAGGAGTTAATCGAGCGAAAAAAGTTGAGCAGTGAAAAGCTGGCAAACATAGCCGGAGTCTCTGTTCCATCGATCAACAACTACCGTTGGGGAAAACGCATTCCCCGTGCGGACTTAATTTTACGACTTAGCGAACACTTCAACCTAAGTCCTAACTGGTTTTTTGGAGTTGGATCCGATGATCTGGATGTGGTCAGAGAAGATCCAGAAATGTACAAAAATGAGAACCGGGAACTCCGAGCAGAAAACACCTTTCTGAAAAAGCAAAACGACATGAGCGATCGGATGACCAAGGAGTTGATCACCGAAATCCAAGACCTGGAGGACAAGCTCAGAAGGCTCACCAAAAAACTGGAAGAGAAATAA